ATGATGGCGGCCTTCGCCCGGCATCTGATTGCGCGCTACGGCATCGAAGAAGTTTCCACCTGGAGCTTCGAGGTATGGAATGAGCCGAACCTCGACTTCTGGGGCGGCAAGCCCAAGCAGGCGACCTACTGGGAGCTCTACGACCACACTGCAAAGGCCCTGAAGGCGGTCAACGCAAGGATTCGTGTGGGAGGTCCTTCGACGGCGCAGGCTGCGTGGGTGGGTGAGTTTCTTCAGCACTGCCACGACAACAACGTTCCCGTGGACTTCGCTTCGACCCACGTCTACGGCAACGATGACAACGTGAACGTGCTGCATACGGATGCGAAGATCCCGCGCGACAAGATGGTGCCGCTCGCTGTGGCCAAAGTCCACAAGGAGATCCTCGCGTCGCCTTACCCCAACATGCCACTCTACTTCTCCGAGTACAACGCGAGCTACGCCAACGAGCCGAACGTGACCGACAGCTACTTCATGGGGCCATGGCTGGCGTCGACGATCAGCCAGGTCGATGGGCTGGTGCAGTCGATGAGCTACTGGGACTTCGCAGACGTCTTTGAGGAGCAAGGCGTGCCGCGAACGCCGTTTTACGGAGGCTTCGGTCTGATCGCCGAAGACCGTATCCAGAAGCCCGCGTTCCATGCCTTCGCGATGCTGCACAAACTGGGCGATCAGCGGATCGCTGTGGCGAATGACTCCATTCTTGCCACGAAGACGAAGGAGGGCGGAGTTGCCTTGGCGCTATGGAACTACCTGCCGCCCATTGGCGAGGGGGATAAGTACACGTCCGAGCCAGCCACGGTTGGAGCGGCGAAGACCTTCGAACTCTCGCTGAAGGGAGTTCCCGCCGGCGCAAAAGTAACACTCTATCGCGTCGACGGGACCCACGGCAACGCGATTCCCGCGTTTGACGCCATGGGCCGCCCGCAGACTCCGAGCCGCGAGCAGATTGCCGAACTTCGCAAGGCCGGTGCGGCAAGTCCTCCGGAGAGCCTGAAGCTGAAGGATGGCAAGATCACCGTCACGGTGCCGGCGCGTGGCCTTGTAGTCCTGGTCACCAGCCGTTAAGCTGTGCGCGGGATGAAGGTTTGCCCCGATTCATCCCGCGTAAACATGGTCTTCACCTTGCTTTGATGAAGCTGCCAAGGCAACCGCCTATCGTCGATAGCATGAGAAAAATTTGGGTGTCTCGCGTATGCAGCTATCTGCTTGCTGCGCTCTTTTTGGTGGCTGGTATTGAAGCAAAGGCGCAGTTCGATAACGGCAGCCTTGTAGGTACGATTCATGATGCAACCGGCGCTGTGATTCCTGGCGCGGCGGTCGTCGTGACGAACAACGCCACAGGCATCATTGCCAAGGCAACCTCCAACGACAGCGGCGACTACGAGCTCCCGTCGCTTCGCGTTGGTATCTACACCATCAAGGCTTCAGCCTCCGGCTATGCGGAGGCCGTCGCCAACGACATTGCCATCTCGGTCGGCGGCCGCCAGCGCATCGACCTTTCATTGAGCGTCGGATCGACTTCGACAACGGTTGAGGTCAGCGGCACCGCGCTCCAGCTTGAGACCGAGACCAGCGAGCGCGGCCAGGAGATCTCTGGGTACCAGAGCGCGGCCCTGCCCTTGGTTACCCGCAACTATGCCGACCTGCTCGGCCTGGTCACCGGCGTTCGCCAGGCGCCTACCGCCGCGACCACCAGCTCCATCAATAGCCTTACCCGCGCCGGCGCCTATAACGTGAACGGCCAGCGCAGCATGTTCAACAACTTCCTGCTCGATGGTATGGACAACAACGCCTACGGAGAGAGCAACCAGGGCTTCGACAACCAGATCGTCGCGGTTCCGCCGGACTCGGTCGCTCAGTTCCAGGTCGTCACCAACAACGAGAGCGCGCAGTTCGGCCGCAGCTCCGGAGCCACGGTCAACGTCGCCACCGCCAGCGGATCCAACCGCATCCACGCCACCGCGTACGAGTTCATCCGCAACACGGATCTGAACGCTACCGGCTACTTCAAGCCGACGCTCGGAAACGTGGCCTTCAAGAAGCCCACCTTCAACCGCAATCAGTTCGGCGGTAACTTTGGCGGTCCGATCATCAAGGACAAGCTCTTCTACTTCGTCGATTACGAAGGATTCCGCCAGACGTTGAAGCCGCTCAGCGTTCTCACGCTGCCCACGCAGAACGAGATCAACGGCATCCTCGTCGTCCCGGTCAAGAACGCTGCCACCGGCACCACCTACGCCGCCGGCACGGCGATCCCGACAGCGGCGATCAACCCGCTCTCCGCGCAAGTCCTTAGCTACTTCAAGCAGATTGAGAGCGACCTGCCGGTCTCCGGTTCCGCTACGACCGGTCTGGCTTCTAACGACTACTCTGTCCAGGTTCCGTTTACCGACAAGTCCGACAAGGGCGACCTCCGCCTGGATTTCCAGCAGAATCCCACCACTTCCTGGTTCCTCCGCATCAGTGACCGCAAGGAGACCGGCGTGAACTACCCGGCCATCCTTGCTCCGCTCGACGGTCAGACCAACGGAACCATCCGCGTTCTCGACCAGCAGGTCGCCGCCGGATTCACCAAGCTGATCGGTGCCAACCAGGTCATCGAAGCCCGCCTGGGTATCTCCCGCACCAAGGCTGGCAAGTACTCGCTCTCGATCGGCAACGATGCCCTCAGCATACCCGGCCTGCCGACCAACCCAATCGTCGCCGGCGGTCTGCCGACGACCTCCGTCTCCGGCGGCTTCACCGGCTTCGGCCGTCAGAGCACCAACCCGCAGTGGCAGGACCCCGCCCTGCTCGATCCCAAGATCAACTACACCCTCATCAAGGGCAAGCACTCGCTCAAGTTCGGCTACGAATACGAGCACATCTGGATGGCGGTCAACGACAACAACCCTCTCTATGGTGCCTTCAGCTACGGCGGAGCCTACAGCGCCGTGGGCACGGCGGTTGCGGACTCCTATTGGGCTGACTTCCTCTTCGGAACCACCAACTCTTATCAGCTAGCGAACTACTTCGTCGCTCACGTGCGCCAGACCATGCACAGCGCCTATGTCCAGGACGACTGGAAGCCCACCCCCAAGCTGACCCTGAACCTCGGCGTCCGCTGGGAGTACGGCTCGCCCTACTCCGAGCAGAACAACTACATCTCGAACTTCGACCCCATCACCCAGACCGTGCTGACGACGACACCCGGAGCGACCGCGGGCAATGGCATTACGCCTTACTCGGGCGGCGGTGTCTATGGCAAGACGCTGGTCAATCCTGACCTGAACGACTTCGCTCCGCGCGTCGGATTTGCCTACGCCTTGACCGGCAAGACGGCGCTCCGCGGTGGCTTCGGCACCAGCTACGTCCACTACACCCGTGCCGGATCGGGCGACATCCTCGCCATCAACGCTCCGCAGGCGCAGTTTGCCGCAGTGACGCAGATCACCCCGACGACGGCCAACCAGTGCGGCACCGTTCCGGCGCAGATCATCGCTGTCGGCAGCACGACCGAGAGCTGCTACGTTACCGCCGACAAGGGCTTCCCGTCCGCCTTGACCTCCACCTTCAACTCCGCGACCGACAACGTTACCTGGGTACCCAAGAACACCCGCGACAGCTACGTTGAGAACTACTTCCTCAGCGTGCAGCAGCAGCTCTTCAAGAACTCCGTGCTCGACGTCGCCTACGTCGGCAACCACGGCCTGAAGCTACAGGGCTTCGTCAACGGCAACCAGAAGAATCCGTCAAACGGGTTTGCTCGGCCGTTTGCTAACTGGCCTAGCGACATCACCGAGGCGAGCAACGAGTTCTACTCCAACTACAACGCATTGCAGGTCCGTTACGAGCAGCGCATGGCCGCCGGCCTCACGCTGCTGAACTCCTTCAGCTGGGAGCACGCCCTCGACAACGCCAGCGCGTCGCTCGAAGGCAACACCCCGTCGCTCCAGGACGGCAACAACCCGCGTGCCGACTACGGTCAGTCGGACTACAACCTGCCCATCGCCAACGTCACCAGCCTCGTCTACGAACTCCCTATCGGCCATGGCCGCCGCTTCCTCAGCGGCAGCAACGGCGTCGTCGACAGTCTCCTCGGCGGCTGGCAACTGAGCGGCATCAACACCATGCAGGCTGGAACCCCGTTCAACCTCACCTACACCCCCAAGAGCGGAAACGCCGGCAACCAGGTCTCGCAGCAGATCTCGGCCACCTACCGCGGAGCTAACGAATACCGACCCAACCGCGTACCCGGTCAGCCGATTACGGAGCATGTAAAGATCGCCGGCACCGGCTACATCCAGTACGTGAACCTGGCCGCGTTTGCGCTTCCGGCGACCACCGTCGGCGGCGTCATCCAGAGCCCCTTCGGCAACGCCGCACGCAACCCTGGCCGCACCCCGGCCTTCTACCAGACTGACCTCTCGCTTAATAAGAAGTTCTCGACGCCGATCGAGAGCCTGAAGGTCGAGTTCCGCACGGAGGCTTACAACATCTTCAATCACACCAACCTGTATCTGCCGGGTGGAGCTCTGAGCGGAACCCTCGGCGGTTCGGCGACGAGCGGCGGCGTGATCAACAGCACCTTCGAGCCACGCATCTTCCAGTTCGGCCTGAAGATCATCTACTAGACCGCATTGGAAGCTAGCTGGACCTGCTTGTATGGCCCGTGTCTCTCGGAGACACGGGCCTTTCTTCTTTCTTGCGCTGGGTGTCCAGGCTAAGAAGGGCACAGGGTCTCACCTGCCCCATTGCAGCTCACAAGCCCTTATGCATCTGATGGCACTTGAGGACAGGAGAGACCGCTCTCGTCCTTACTCTGACCCCTCCGCCCTCGTATGCTTTGAAGGCTTCACATGCGGACAAGGCTGCGATTCAACTTATGGCAAAGATGGGCGGACCTAGTCATGAAACGGCGGAAGAGCGCGTGGCCGACGACATGGATTGCGTGAACAGAATCGGCATGTAGTGTTTCTATAGACGAGGGCTTCCGTGCTCAGGACAACTTCGACGAAACGGTCTTTCAGGCAGACGATCTTTAAGATCCGGATACTTGGTCCTTCTGATCCCTCACAGACCATCGTCATTTGCCGAGTTGCCTCGGGCGCCTTCGACGTCAATATCGTCCCTGAGGTTCGTACCTGCAAGTCTTGAACCGGGACTCTTCAACCTGCAGCACGGAACATCCAGCTATAGACCTTCGTGTATCGCGGCTGGGCAGCGGCGACCGAGCTGGGCATGAATGCGAGCCTCGAAGAAGAGGCCCCGTAGAATCATTCGATCGCGAGGCAAGCTGTTCTGCTGAGATGGACATAAGACCCCGCTCCTTGCTTGAGATCGCTAGGGGCATCAACCCGTCTTCGGGCGACCAGGATCACTGCGTCAGCCTGCCTGATCTCCGTGTAAGAGTGTTAGTAGTCTCCATGGAAGCCGGATGCAGCCCAAATAAAGCGCCCGGAGCGCAAGCGATGGAGAGTCCATCGTTCGCGCCCCGGGCGTTGTGGCGAGTCTTTCGGGAAGGCTAGTTTACGGTGACCGTAATGGTTGTGTTCGCCGTCGTCGATCCGGTTGTGCCGGTTACGGTCAGGGTGTAGGCACCAGGGGTCGTTCCACCGCTAGGAGGAGGAGTGCCCGAACCTGAGCTCCCGCTGCCGCATCCGATCACAGCGCCTGCAGCCAGAGCGAACAGAAACGCCAGCGACAGCATCCGCAGTGCCCGCAGCGACTTGATCTGCTCTCTGCGACGGCGGGTGAACGGAACTCCGAAGAGTAGCAACGCTCCCAGAACCACTCCTCCGCCCGCGGTGAAGATGCCCTTACCGTTCGGCTTGAACGCGGGAAGCTCGAGCTTCGCGGTCTGCGCGGTTGTGTTGATGGTAAGGGTCGCCGTCGCTGCGGAGGTTCCGGTTATGCTCGCCGAGGCCGCCGAGCAGGTTGGGTTGTCCGCGGTCAACGCTCCACTAGGTCCTGAGGTGACCGAGCAGGTCAGGGCGACGGTGCCGGTGAAGGCGTTCGCCGGGGTAACGGTGATGGTGGAGGTTCCGGTCGCTCCTTGCGAGGCGATCGTCACGTTGGTGCCCGCCAGAGTGAAGCTGGGCGCGGCCGGGGTGCCTACGACGAGTGAGAACGGTGCGATGGCCTCTATGCTTCCAGAGGCTCCATTTACGGCTGCGGTGTAGGTTCCAGGAGTGGTTGAGGCGTCCGTGTTGATGGTGATGGTTGTGGTGACGGTGCTGGTTCCGGTGACGTTGGCCGAGGCTGCTGCACAGGTCGGATTCACACTCGTGGTCGGAGCAGAGGCGACTCCAGAGATGGTGCAGGTTAGCGCGACCGTGCCAGTGAAGCCGTTTGACGGCGTGACCGTGACCGTTGAGTTTGCGGAGGCTCCTGGTGCGGCAATGGTGACCCCGGTGGCCGTGAGGGTGAATCTTGGTATTGGCGCTGTCTGCGTCGTGATGGCCGTTAAGCCGAGGGTGTGGATGACGGTACCGGCGGCGTTCTTTCCGGTCACGACCACGTTATAGCTTCCAGGAGCGGTTACGGAGCCCGTGTCGATGAGGAGAGTTGCGGAAGCGCTTCCGCCGCTTGTAAGCGTGGCCGAGGCGGAGCCGAACGAGCACAGCACTCCTCCCGAGGCTGAGCAGGAGAGAGAGACCGCACCGGCGAAGCCGTTCGTGGAGGTCAGGTTGATGACGTCGGTCTGGATTCCAGCACCCGCTCCGGTTGCCGGCACGCTCAGGATGGTCGATACGGGCACCATCGCAAAGTCGCTCAGCGGGTTCGCAATCATCACCGTCGCCGCTGAGCTCTTGAACGCTGAATTGCTGGTAGGAATGTACTGGACCGTGATGAGGTTGGTTCCCTGGTACAGGGTTGCACTATTAAAAGTGACGGTTGCTGTGGAGTTGGTGCTGGATGTGCTCGTAAGGTTGGCGGAGCCGACAACGTATTCCGAAGCAACCAGATAAACCGTGCCCGTTGGTGCTGAGCCTGACGCAGAGACGTTCACTGTGACCGTGACCAGGCTGGTGGGCGAGGTTGAGGCTGCTGAGGCGGTCGCAGCCGTTGTCGTCGTCAAGGACCCGGCGGGAGCCACAAAATCGAAGCCGTACTGTGTTGAGGCCGCAGTGTAGTTCGCGTCGCCATTGGTGCCGGTGCCAACGTAGTTGAATATCGGCTGGTATACCCCCGATGCGCTTGCGGGTATCGTAAGAATTGCTGTGCCTTGCGGGGATTGGTTGTATGGGTCCACTCCGGCGACAAGGGTTGCCGAGGTCGTCGAGCCCGAGGGCGCCCCAGTCATGGTGACTGTTCCGGTCGGTGCCGCTGCAAGTCCGTTTGTGCTTGCCGAGTTTTCAACCTGCACGAGCAGATAGGTTACCTGGCCATTTGCCACATAGACGTTGCCATTTGGATCCGTCTGGTTATATTCATTCGGAGCGGTCACCAGGATGGTTGGCTTGTTTTGGGTGACCGTAAAGGTTGCGCTGGATGATGTGGAAGGTCCGTAGCTGCCATCCCCGGAGTACTTCGCCGTGATCGAGTGTGATCCAACCGCGAAGGGGCCGTTGTACTGCGCGTATCCGTTTGCGGTGACTACCGCCGTGTTGATTGCGGAGCTGCCATCGAGGAAGATGACGCTTCCGGTTGGGTAAGTCGTTAAGTTGCTGGCAGTTGTGGGGCCGGGAACGGCATTCAGGATCGTTGGAGCGCCGTACTGAACGGTCCCGCCTGACGAGAGCGAGGTCGGAGGATAGTTCAGCGAGTTGTAGACGCTCAAGACGGTGGCGCTGCTCTCGGGGGTGACCGTTATAGCTACTGGAGTGGAAGAGCTGGGGCCGTTCACTCCATCGCCGGAGTAGTACCCGTAGATGTTGTAGCTGCCGCCAGGAAGGAAGTTGACGCTCTGGCTGTAGGTGCCCTTACTCAGGGTGAAGAAGTCCTCGCCCTGGTTGTTCGGCTCGGTCGAGGTCGTTACCAGGGCCACATCGCCGGTTGGCGTGGAGGTGCCTGTCACCGATCCCGACATCGTCACCGCTGTGCCGTGGGTGAAGCTCGTAACCGACGGCGTCAGCGTGGTGGAGGTGGGAGCGAGCGTGATCTTGCCCCAGTTGGTGATCAGGTTGTTGGCGTCGATGGTGCCGATGCCGGTCGCAAAGTCGTAACCGATTGCGGCGTTGTACGCGGGGTTGGTGCCGTCGACGCTGATCTCTCCCTCGACGGTTTGCCCGTAGGTACTGTCGGTCACGGTGGCCGGCGAAGACACGGCGATGCACTGTTTGGGAGCGTAGGTGCCC
This Granulicella aggregans DNA region includes the following protein-coding sequences:
- a CDS encoding GH39 family glycosyl hydrolase; the encoded protein is MKSSFWCRSVAKGAVSIAIASVLALPSPGFAQDSPVRVPIDAQGPSTPFPHFWEQTFGSGRAILSLRDEYRQDIDAVHGATDFKSVRFHGIFNDEVGLYDPARKYTNPGQATQAVATDGIYNFSYVDQIYDGLLEHHVRPFVELSFMPKGLAADPNDLHVFWYHPNVSPPADYAKWDDMMAAFARHLIARYGIEEVSTWSFEVWNEPNLDFWGGKPKQATYWELYDHTAKALKAVNARIRVGGPSTAQAAWVGEFLQHCHDNNVPVDFASTHVYGNDDNVNVLHTDAKIPRDKMVPLAVAKVHKEILASPYPNMPLYFSEYNASYANEPNVTDSYFMGPWLASTISQVDGLVQSMSYWDFADVFEEQGVPRTPFYGGFGLIAEDRIQKPAFHAFAMLHKLGDQRIAVANDSILATKTKEGGVALALWNYLPPIGEGDKYTSEPATVGAAKTFELSLKGVPAGAKVTLYRVDGTHGNAIPAFDAMGRPQTPSREQIAELRKAGAASPPESLKLKDGKITVTVPARGLVVLVTSR
- a CDS encoding TonB-dependent receptor domain-containing protein, yielding MSRVCSYLLAALFLVAGIEAKAQFDNGSLVGTIHDATGAVIPGAAVVVTNNATGIIAKATSNDSGDYELPSLRVGIYTIKASASGYAEAVANDIAISVGGRQRIDLSLSVGSTSTTVEVSGTALQLETETSERGQEISGYQSAALPLVTRNYADLLGLVTGVRQAPTAATTSSINSLTRAGAYNVNGQRSMFNNFLLDGMDNNAYGESNQGFDNQIVAVPPDSVAQFQVVTNNESAQFGRSSGATVNVATASGSNRIHATAYEFIRNTDLNATGYFKPTLGNVAFKKPTFNRNQFGGNFGGPIIKDKLFYFVDYEGFRQTLKPLSVLTLPTQNEINGILVVPVKNAATGTTYAAGTAIPTAAINPLSAQVLSYFKQIESDLPVSGSATTGLASNDYSVQVPFTDKSDKGDLRLDFQQNPTTSWFLRISDRKETGVNYPAILAPLDGQTNGTIRVLDQQVAAGFTKLIGANQVIEARLGISRTKAGKYSLSIGNDALSIPGLPTNPIVAGGLPTTSVSGGFTGFGRQSTNPQWQDPALLDPKINYTLIKGKHSLKFGYEYEHIWMAVNDNNPLYGAFSYGGAYSAVGTAVADSYWADFLFGTTNSYQLANYFVAHVRQTMHSAYVQDDWKPTPKLTLNLGVRWEYGSPYSEQNNYISNFDPITQTVLTTTPGATAGNGITPYSGGGVYGKTLVNPDLNDFAPRVGFAYALTGKTALRGGFGTSYVHYTRAGSGDILAINAPQAQFAAVTQITPTTANQCGTVPAQIIAVGSTTESCYVTADKGFPSALTSTFNSATDNVTWVPKNTRDSYVENYFLSVQQQLFKNSVLDVAYVGNHGLKLQGFVNGNQKNPSNGFARPFANWPSDITEASNEFYSNYNALQVRYEQRMAAGLTLLNSFSWEHALDNASASLEGNTPSLQDGNNPRADYGQSDYNLPIANVTSLVYELPIGHGRRFLSGSNGVVDSLLGGWQLSGINTMQAGTPFNLTYTPKSGNAGNQVSQQISATYRGANEYRPNRVPGQPITEHVKIAGTGYIQYVNLAAFALPATTVGGVIQSPFGNAARNPGRTPAFYQTDLSLNKKFSTPIESLKVEFRTEAYNIFNHTNLYLPGGALSGTLGGSATSGGVINSTFEPRIFQFGLKIIY
- a CDS encoding protease pro-enzyme activation domain-containing protein, which gives rise to MLLKNLVSAAASSFRVSSRKLFASAILFSGLAFAAAAQAQTATTDAAHLATGVASRLTSPIVEGSRVTLQGAVNPLANKANDRGALPDGTKLERMQIVLKRSDEQESSLKRLLNDMHSAGSPSYHKWLTPEQFGKQFGPSDDDVAKLESWLQSKGFTITSLTPGRQVLEIAGTAGQLKSTFHTEMHQYSVQGVTRYANANAPDVPTALTPVFGGFVSLNNFRFKSHAKVMGKAQMNATTHEAKAEWTIADGSGSDLVFAPGDFAVQYDLNPVYAAGTKGDGQTIAIVNESNINVALVSNYRTLFGLPANPPQVIIDGSDPGVDGINSPFGPNGASDEAYLDVEIAGSVAPNAQIDLVIANDTAVDSGLTLAMEHAVYTNVAPIVSLSFGDCEAIEGSFNTFLSGLWEQAAAQGQTVLVSTGDSGSAGCDHDTDFAVNGQAVSGFASTPYNVAVGGTDFYYSDYASGGASVGNYWNLTQSNNTPTVSLKTPAPEQPWNNSQYGLDLASFIPYGYSSINAGSGGPSSCAFGTGTSSDGGWATCTGGYPKPSWQTGSGDSVRDIPDVSLFAANGLNASYYPICAEDADCQPVASDQQVQITGIGGTSASTPAFAGIMALVNEKYGRQGQADYVLYPLAAQFPNSFHDIAVGNNTVPCNTTTVYTTDSNGNVTGTYAPKQCIAVSSPATVTDSTYGQTVEGEISVDGTNPAYNAAIGYDFATGIGTIDANNLITNWGKITLAPTSTTLTPSVTSFTHGTAVTMSGSVTGTSTPTGDVALVTTSTEPNNQGEDFFTLSKGTYSQSVNFLPGGSYNIYGYYSGDGVNGPSSSTPVAITVTPESSATVLSVYNSLNYPPTSLSSGGTVQYGAPTILNAVPGPTTASNLTTYPTGSVIFLDGSSAINTAVVTANGYAQYNGPFAVGSHSITAKYSGDGSYGPSTSSSATFTVTQNKPTILVTAPNEYNQTDPNGNVYVANGQVTYLLVQVENSASTNGLAAAPTGTVTMTGAPSGSTTSATLVAGVDPYNQSPQGTAILTIPASASGVYQPIFNYVGTGTNGDANYTAASTQYGFDFVAPAGSLTTTTAATASAASTSPTSLVTVTVNVSASGSAPTGTVYLVASEYVVGSANLTSTSSTNSTATVTFNSATLYQGTNLITVQYIPTSNSAFKSSAATVMIANPLSDFAMVPVSTILSVPATGAGAGIQTDVINLTSTNGFAGAVSLSCSASGGVLCSFGSASATLTSGGSASATLLIDTGSVTAPGSYNVVVTGKNAAGTVIHTLGLTAITTQTAPIPRFTLTATGVTIAAPGASANSTVTVTPSNGFTGTVALTCTISGVASAPTTSVNPTCAAASANVTGTSTVTTTITINTDASTTPGTYTAAVNGASGSIEAIAPFSLVVGTPAAPSFTLAGTNVTIASQGATGTSTITVTPANAFTGTVALTCSVTSGPSGALTADNPTCSAASASITGTSAATATLTINTTAQTAKLELPAFKPNGKGIFTAGGGVVLGALLLFGVPFTRRRREQIKSLRALRMLSLAFLFALAAGAVIGCGSGSSGSGTPPPSGGTTPGAYTLTVTGTTGSTTANTTITVTVN